A genomic segment from Oceanivirga salmonicida encodes:
- a CDS encoding ABC transporter permease produces the protein MFKRAVVSVRRSFSDPILLITILFSIFTVCFFILIPLWNILLESLTNNGINFGNYIDSFTMSGNVRIIINTIKLGVTTGIISLIIGFIFAYINVYIKIRFKKMFDFIALLPIISPPFVVALSAILLFGRNGIITKGFLGIDYDIYGFHGLVIVQVLSFFPIAYLMLVGLLSNIDPSVEEASRSLGANRFKVFTTVTLPLMAPGLANAFLLVFIQSIADYANPFVIGGKFTTIAVKIFQEGVGNYQLGLASALSMVLLSISISMFALQRYYINSKSYITVTGKASRERDVIKDKRIVGVATTVISILSLCVIGMYILIPISSFTKLFGIDNSISLYNYKEIWKFTNRLAPIITTTTLALIATFFASIFSMIIAFLIVRKKFIGKSLIEFTVMMGLAIPGTIIGIGFALSYNKIYNIPFTSIKLIPTLTGTAFIIIMAFIIRSLPVGVRSGVAALNQIDPSIEEASTILGANSATTFIRVTLPMIREAFLTGLIYSFARSMTLVSTVVFLISAKWKLLTPIIMDNVDQGRIGIASAYCTILILIVSVFMMFVKVMIFLMKPREK, from the coding sequence ATGTTTAAAAGAGCAGTTGTATCAGTAAGAAGAAGTTTTAGCGATCCTATTTTACTGATTACGATATTATTTTCAATATTTACAGTATGTTTTTTTATATTAATACCGCTTTGGAATATTTTATTAGAAAGTTTAACAAATAACGGAATTAATTTTGGAAATTATATAGACTCATTTACAATGTCAGGAAATGTAAGAATTATAATAAATACTATAAAATTGGGAGTTACAACAGGAATAATATCTTTAATTATAGGTTTTATATTTGCTTATATTAATGTATATATAAAAATTAGATTTAAAAAAATGTTTGATTTTATAGCACTATTACCTATAATTTCACCACCATTTGTAGTAGCATTATCTGCTATATTACTTTTTGGAAGAAATGGAATAATAACTAAGGGATTTTTAGGTATAGACTATGATATATATGGTTTTCACGGACTAGTTATAGTTCAAGTATTAAGTTTTTTCCCTATTGCATATTTGATGCTAGTAGGATTATTATCTAATATTGATCCATCAGTTGAAGAAGCATCAAGAAGTTTAGGAGCAAATAGATTTAAAGTATTTACAACAGTAACATTACCTTTAATGGCACCAGGGCTTGCTAATGCATTTTTATTAGTGTTTATACAATCAATAGCTGATTATGCAAATCCTTTTGTTATAGGTGGTAAATTTACAACAATAGCAGTTAAAATTTTCCAAGAAGGTGTAGGAAATTATCAATTAGGATTAGCATCTGCTTTATCAATGGTATTATTAAGTATTTCTATTTCTATGTTTGCTTTACAAAGATATTATATTAATTCAAAATCATATATAACAGTAACTGGTAAAGCATCAAGAGAAAGAGATGTTATAAAAGATAAAAGAATTGTAGGAGTAGCAACTACTGTAATTAGTATATTATCATTATGTGTAATAGGTATGTACATATTAATACCTATTAGTTCATTTACTAAATTATTTGGAATTGATAATAGTATAAGTTTATATAATTATAAAGAAATATGGAAATTTACAAATAGACTAGCACCTATTATTACAACAACAACATTGGCATTAATTGCAACATTTTTTGCATCAATATTTTCTATGATAATAGCTTTTTTAATAGTAAGAAAGAAATTTATAGGAAAAAGTTTAATAGAATTTACTGTAATGATGGGATTAGCAATACCTGGAACTATAATAGGTATAGGATTTGCATTAAGTTATAATAAAATATATAATATACCATTTACTAGTATTAAATTAATACCAACATTAACTGGTACAGCATTTATAATAATAATGGCATTTATTATTAGATCATTACCTGTTGGAGTTAGATCTGGTGTAGCCGCACTTAATCAAATAGACCCTAGTATAGAAGAGGCATCAACTATTTTAGGTGCTAATTCAGCAACAACATTTATTAGAGTTACTTTACCTATGATAAGAGAAGCATTTTTAACAGGGTTAATTTATTCTTTTGCAAGATCTATGACATTGGTTTCAACAGTAGTATTTTTAATATCTGCAAAATGGAAACTATTAACACCAATAATTATGGATAATGTTGATCAAGGTAGAATAGGTATAGCATCGGCATATTGTACTATTCTGATATTAATAGTTTCAGTATTTATGATGTTTGTTAAAGTTATGATATTTTTAATGAAACCAAGAGAAAAATAG
- a CDS encoding ABC transporter substrate-binding protein, with amino-acid sequence MKKLLTSIFLIGLAFSCGGNTEANVKSEEKLVFYAGLQEDHAAMVAQEFTKETGIPAEFVRLSSGETLARLKAEKNNMVASVWYGGPVDGIIAADAEGLIEPYVSKTHGEIKPQFKSGDDGRWTGIYVGYLGFVGNKKVLEEKGIKMPQSWQDLLDPKLKGEIVVAHPGSSGTAYTMLATLVQLMGEDEAMEYFKKLNGQIRQYTKSGTAPGRMVGSGEAAIGITFLHDAIKYQKEGYSDIIIAAPSEGTGYEIGAVALLKNAPNPEAAKKFIDWVLTKEVQEKGQTVGSFQFLTNENAVNPKEADPIKDTKLIKYDFEWAGMNRKQLVERFTRETSSAIPTK; translated from the coding sequence ATGAAAAAATTATTAACAAGTATTTTTTTAATTGGTTTAGCATTTTCATGTGGTGGAAATACTGAAGCTAATGTAAAAAGTGAAGAAAAATTAGTATTTTACGCAGGTTTACAAGAAGATCATGCAGCTATGGTAGCACAAGAATTTACTAAGGAAACAGGAATTCCTGCTGAATTTGTAAGATTGAGTAGTGGAGAAACACTAGCTAGATTAAAAGCAGAAAAAAATAATATGGTTGCATCAGTTTGGTACGGTGGACCAGTTGATGGAATTATAGCAGCAGATGCAGAAGGATTGATAGAACCTTATGTTTCTAAAACTCATGGAGAAATTAAACCTCAATTTAAATCAGGTGACGATGGTAGATGGACAGGAATTTATGTTGGTTACCTAGGATTTGTTGGAAACAAAAAAGTATTAGAAGAAAAAGGTATAAAAATGCCTCAATCTTGGCAAGATTTACTAGATCCTAAATTAAAAGGAGAAATAGTAGTAGCGCATCCAGGTTCATCAGGAACAGCATATACTATGCTTGCAACATTAGTTCAACTTATGGGTGAAGACGAAGCTATGGAATACTTCAAAAAATTAAATGGTCAAATAAGACAATATACTAAATCAGGAACAGCACCAGGAAGAATGGTAGGTTCGGGAGAAGCAGCTATTGGAATTACTTTCTTACACGATGCTATTAAATATCAAAAAGAAGGTTATAGTGATATTATTATAGCAGCACCTAGCGAAGGAACTGGTTATGAAATAGGTGCAGTTGCATTACTTAAGAATGCACCAAACCCAGAAGCAGCTAAGAAATTTATTGACTGGGTATTAACTAAGGAAGTTCAAGAAAAAGGACAAACAGTAGGTTCATTCCAATTTTTAACTAACGAAAATGCTGTGAACCCTAAGGAAGCAGATCCAATTAAAGATACTAAATTAATTAAATATGATTTTGAATGGGCAGGAATGAATAGAAAACAATTAGTTGAAAGATTTACAAGAGAAACAAGTTCAGCAATACCAACAAAATAA
- a CDS encoding TMEM164-related integral membrane acyltransferase — protein sequence MLNSYKMGLFNKPHLMGLGLALIITIMLFVLAKPFDKKKYGKFLGVFIILAKMFDIYLRVFVEKYPPFESLPFHFCNISILLSGIYLITRNKYMFSMIYCWGYGAFLTLLIPTSFVFTTYSYVIFFFLTHSLILATIIYGYKYYNHRVSFKGYILSLILLVIAIINAHFWNVRLGTNFMYLSDYILPIVKFIPFNIYLVLLFVLHVFAITSSYLIGKKLK from the coding sequence ATGCTAAATAGTTATAAAATGGGCTTATTTAATAAACCCCATTTAATGGGATTAGGTTTAGCCTTAATAATTACAATTATGCTTTTCGTGTTAGCAAAGCCATTTGATAAGAAAAAATACGGTAAATTTCTAGGTGTATTTATAATACTTGCCAAAATGTTTGATATATATTTAAGAGTATTTGTAGAAAAATACCCACCATTTGAATCTTTACCATTTCATTTTTGTAATATATCAATATTATTAAGTGGGATATATTTAATAACAAGAAACAAATATATGTTTAGTATGATATATTGTTGGGGATATGGAGCATTTTTAACTTTATTAATACCTACATCATTTGTATTTACGACATATTCATATGTAATATTTTTCTTTTTAACACATAGTCTTATATTAGCAACAATAATATATGGATATAAGTATTACAATCATAGAGTAAGTTTTAAAGGATATATATTAAGTCTAATCTTACTTGTTATAGCAATTATTAATGCACATTTCTGGAATGTAAGATTGGGAACTAACTTTATGTATTTAAGTGATTACATATTACCTATAGTAAAATTCATACCATTTAATATATACTTAGTATTATTATTTGTTTTACACGTTTTTGCAATAACTAGTTCATATTTAATTGGTAAAAAATTAAAATAG
- a CDS encoding acetate/propionate family kinase: MKVLVINSGSSSLKFELIETNGSKTIAKGICERIGLDNQIFTYKNIVTGYSEIEKPMDMQNHSKAINVVLKTLQDKENGVLTDISELDAIGHRVVHGGEYFSESAIITDEIIEKIEEVSDLAPLHNPANLMGVKLMRELLPNTPNIAVFDTAFHQTMPDYAYRYPVADEDYKEFKVRKYGFHGTSHKFVSMKVNELLGKKDNKIIVCHLGNGASIAAVKNGKVIDTSMGLTPLGGIMMGTRCGDLDPAIPLYIMNKRNLDASEMDTRLNKKSGFLGIFGKSSDFRDIQTNMQAGDARAKLAYEMFCYRVRNFIGSYIVAMGGVDAIAFTGGIGENAALAREGICKGLEFLGIELDYEKNNQRISGDVLYSKENSKVKIYKVETAEELMIAMDTERLVNAK; this comes from the coding sequence ATGAAAGTATTAGTAATAAATAGTGGGAGTTCATCTCTTAAATTTGAGTTAATAGAAACAAATGGAAGTAAGACAATAGCGAAAGGAATATGTGAAAGAATAGGATTAGATAATCAAATATTTACATATAAAAATATTGTTACAGGATATAGCGAAATAGAAAAACCTATGGACATGCAAAATCATTCAAAAGCAATAAATGTAGTTTTAAAAACATTACAAGATAAAGAAAATGGTGTTTTAACTGATATTTCTGAATTAGATGCTATAGGGCATAGAGTAGTTCATGGCGGAGAATATTTCAGTGAATCTGCAATAATAACAGATGAAATTATAGAAAAAATAGAAGAAGTATCTGATTTAGCTCCATTACATAATCCAGCTAATTTAATGGGAGTTAAACTTATGAGAGAGTTATTACCAAATACTCCAAATATAGCAGTATTTGATACAGCTTTCCATCAAACTATGCCAGATTATGCATATAGATACCCAGTAGCAGATGAAGATTATAAAGAGTTTAAAGTTAGAAAATATGGTTTCCATGGGACTTCTCATAAATTTGTTAGTATGAAAGTTAATGAATTATTAGGTAAAAAAGATAATAAAATAATAGTTTGTCATCTAGGTAACGGTGCCTCAATAGCAGCAGTTAAAAATGGAAAAGTAATAGATACATCTATGGGACTTACACCATTAGGTGGAATAATGATGGGAACTAGATGCGGAGATTTAGATCCAGCAATACCACTTTACATAATGAATAAAAGAAATTTAGATGCTAGTGAAATGGACACTAGATTAAATAAAAAATCAGGATTTTTAGGAATATTTGGTAAGAGTTCTGATTTTAGAGATATACAAACAAACATGCAAGCAGGAGATGCAAGAGCAAAACTTGCATATGAAATGTTCTGTTATAGAGTAAGAAATTTCATTGGTTCATACATAGTAGCAATGGGTGGAGTTGATGCTATAGCATTTACAGGTGGTATAGGAGAAAATGCAGCACTTGCTCGTGAAGGAATATGTAAAGGATTAGAATTCCTAGGTATAGAATTGGATTATGAAAAGAATAATCAAAGAATATCAGGAGATGTACTTTACTCTAAGGAAAATTCAAAAGTTAAGATATATAAAGTTGAAACAGCAGAAGAATTAATGATAGCTATGGATACGGAAAGGTTAGTAAATGCTAAATAG
- the pta gene encoding phosphate acetyltransferase: MSNLIESFKAELKTNKKKVVLPESEDERVLRAAARIQEEDFAEIILVGDEETILSDAKKYGLDISKVEIINPKKFTKIDEFASELEKLRAKKGMTFEKAKEIMLTEPRYFGAMLVRFGYAIGMVAGSNSPTASVLRAAIQVIGVKPGLKTVSSAFVMLLKDNTYGENGTLIFSDCAVIPTPNAEQVADIAISAVQTAKNIGKIKEPKLALLSYSTKGSAGGEVVEKMQEAKRILEQRNVEFEFDGELQLDAAIVPEVAQLKAKNSKVAGNANVLIFPNLSAGNIGYKLVQRLAKAEALGPFIQGLDKPVHDLSRGCSFEDIVGVVAVTAMEGVKNESISNK, from the coding sequence ATGTCTAATTTAATTGAAAGTTTTAAAGCAGAATTAAAAACTAATAAGAAAAAAGTTGTATTACCCGAATCAGAAGATGAAAGGGTATTAAGAGCAGCTGCTAGAATACAAGAAGAAGATTTTGCAGAAATAATATTAGTAGGCGATGAGGAAACTATACTATCTGATGCTAAAAAATATGGTTTAGATATATCAAAAGTTGAGATAATAAATCCTAAAAAATTTACTAAAATTGATGAATTTGCTAGTGAATTAGAAAAATTAAGAGCCAAAAAAGGTATGACTTTTGAAAAAGCAAAAGAAATAATGTTAACTGAACCAAGATATTTTGGAGCAATGTTAGTAAGATTTGGTTATGCTATAGGTATGGTAGCGGGTTCAAATTCACCAACTGCATCAGTATTAAGAGCAGCCATACAAGTAATAGGTGTAAAACCAGGGTTAAAAACAGTATCTAGTGCATTTGTAATGTTATTAAAAGATAACACTTATGGAGAAAATGGAACTTTAATATTCTCTGATTGTGCAGTTATACCTACACCAAATGCAGAACAAGTTGCTGATATAGCTATATCTGCTGTACAAACAGCAAAAAATATCGGTAAAATAAAAGAACCAAAGCTTGCCTTATTATCATATTCAACTAAAGGAAGTGCTGGTGGAGAAGTTGTAGAAAAAATGCAAGAAGCAAAAAGAATACTAGAACAAAGAAATGTAGAATTTGAATTTGATGGAGAATTACAATTAGATGCTGCAATAGTTCCAGAAGTTGCTCAGTTAAAAGCCAAAAATTCAAAAGTTGCAGGGAATGCTAATGTATTAATATTCCCTAATTTAAGTGCTGGTAATATTGGTTATAAGTTGGTGCAAAGATTAGCAAAAGCTGAAGCATTAGGACCATTTATACAAGGTTTAGATAAACCAGTTCATGATTTATCAAGAGGATGTAGTTTTGAAGATATAGTAGGAGTAGTAGCAGTTACTGCTATGGAAGGGGTAAAAAATGAAAGTATTAGTAATAAATAG
- the ftsY gene encoding signal recognition particle-docking protein FtsY has protein sequence MAILKAKEGFFKKLKTMFVGKPITDELYEELEELLIQSDMGIQTSINIIEELEKQKFKDSNSVYEELENILIEKLNKFDNIDLAIEKGKLNIIFVIGVNGVGKTTSIGKITNMLKNNKYSIVLGAADTFRAAAIEQLQEWANRTNVKLIKQNKGSDPAAVVFDTLNYAIKEKCDVAIIDTAGRLHNKKNLMEELSKINKIIEDKAKGSHIETLLVIDATTGQNGLEQAKIFNQIAKISGIILTKYDGTAKGGIIFPIIEELKKPIKFIGVGEGINDLKPFVAKDFVKEIFDR, from the coding sequence ATGGCAATACTTAAAGCAAAGGAAGGCTTTTTTAAAAAGCTAAAAACTATGTTTGTAGGTAAACCTATAACAGATGAATTATATGAAGAGTTAGAAGAACTTTTAATACAATCTGATATGGGTATACAAACAAGTATAAATATAATAGAAGAATTAGAAAAACAAAAATTTAAGGATTCTAATAGTGTATATGAAGAATTAGAAAATATATTAATAGAAAAATTAAATAAGTTTGACAATATAGATTTAGCAATAGAAAAAGGGAAACTTAATATAATATTTGTTATAGGTGTAAATGGAGTAGGAAAGACAACTTCTATTGGTAAGATAACTAATATGTTGAAAAATAATAAATATAGCATAGTTTTAGGAGCAGCAGATACATTTAGAGCAGCAGCAATAGAACAATTACAAGAGTGGGCTAATAGAACAAATGTTAAATTAATAAAACAAAATAAAGGTTCAGATCCTGCTGCAGTTGTTTTTGACACACTAAATTATGCAATAAAGGAAAAATGTGATGTAGCAATAATAGATACTGCAGGTAGATTACATAATAAAAAGAATTTAATGGAAGAATTATCTAAGATAAATAAGATAATTGAGGATAAAGCAAAAGGTTCACATATTGAAACTTTGTTGGTTATAGATGCTACAACAGGGCAAAATGGACTAGAACAAGCAAAAATTTTTAATCAAATTGCCAAAATTAGTGGTATAATATTAACGAAGTATGATGGAACTGCAAAAGGTGGTATCATTTTTCCAATAATAGAAGAATTAAAAAAACCTATTAAATTTATAGGCGTAGGAGAAGGTATAAATGATTTAAAACCATTTGTGGCGAAAGACTTTGTAAAAGAAATATTTGATAGATAA
- the tsaB gene encoding tRNA (adenosine(37)-N6)-threonylcarbamoyltransferase complex dimerization subunit type 1 TsaB gives MLTFTITTSTKLASISLFENDSMLGNININVRKTHSTSIMDQVSKLFEWTNTNIDNVENVIISTGPGSFTGVRIAMSLIKGIFALSPNVKIYEVSELDALQYMAKNYANVIVAGIDSRKGKIYCNIVENGQKKLEDGVYNIQDIVEKVSKIDKTIAFVGDIFLNYKDIIKHDKLVNLSYNITNINSNVYYDMFCENLLKVRKIEEIVPEYLEKSQAEKDYNNGNT, from the coding sequence ATGTTGACATTCACAATTACAACTTCGACTAAACTAGCAAGTATAAGTTTATTTGAAAATGATAGTATGTTAGGGAATATAAATATAAATGTTAGAAAAACTCATTCAACTAGTATAATGGATCAAGTATCTAAATTATTTGAATGGACTAATACTAATATAGACAATGTAGAAAATGTAATAATTTCTACTGGACCAGGTTCTTTTACAGGAGTAAGAATAGCAATGTCTTTAATAAAAGGAATATTTGCACTTAGTCCCAATGTTAAGATATATGAAGTATCTGAATTAGATGCATTGCAGTATATGGCAAAAAATTATGCTAATGTAATAGTGGCAGGAATAGATTCTAGAAAAGGTAAAATCTATTGTAATATTGTAGAAAATGGACAAAAAAAACTAGAAGATGGTGTATATAATATACAAGATATAGTAGAAAAAGTTTCAAAAATTGATAAAACTATTGCATTTGTAGGAGACATATTTTTAAATTATAAAGATATAATTAAACATGATAAATTAGTAAATTTAAGTTATAATATAACAAACATAAATTCTAATGTATATTATGATATGTTTTGTGAAAATTTATTAAAAGTTAGAAAAATTGAAGAAATAGTACCTGAATATTTAGAAAAATCACAAGCGGAAAAGGATTATAATAATGGCAATACTTAA